The proteins below are encoded in one region of Acidithiobacillus ferrooxidans ATCC 23270:
- a CDS encoding phosphoadenosine phosphosulfate reductase domain-containing protein: MQRLLCDRPVSVAWSGGKDSSVVLNLTMQAAKAVLESGQTIAAPILVTHGDTGIENPEIRAYASTEIGRLRRYAERHRIPLAVHVATPNLTESWPLRVIGGRALPSFPGMNHDCTTDLKIHPMQRLRKRLQNPKTAASLVTIIGTRFEESPQRAARMLEREETADKPWLGDDNQWYLSPIAYWTMEEVWEYLGQCRDGNPDVLTFSRFEEVFRIYADAAGSSCAVVGDMATKGQAKPCGARTGCAVCTPIGRDKSLEAMIEADPRYHYLLGLNQLQRFLLNTRWDFTRRNWMGRSVDAEGYITIAPDVYSPDMLRDLLRYVLTIDAVEAETARAEGHAPRFQWIDPKILLAIDAQWSLYGYHPAFEALRIFHDVHDLGRRYPVPDVDAWPQQPMPRKQRLYVGTPWEDQQDLQGYRDIQQEIAVGSDSPCMGTRRLANGHVVMDVESSVAFDFDDEGVADFFGLEYDAILEDLQDGRDFGCCGSYLYYSRMGMLSVAPQAIATIDKIMRRTQWLYAKGWNGQRQVEFLPHRSIRPEKDGMTGPLPLHESFLEHHLDTGQKQQELVA; this comes from the coding sequence ATGCAAAGACTGCTGTGCGATCGGCCCGTATCTGTCGCCTGGAGCGGCGGAAAGGACTCAAGCGTGGTCCTGAACCTTACCATGCAGGCTGCGAAGGCGGTTCTCGAAAGCGGTCAAACCATAGCCGCACCCATCCTCGTGACCCATGGGGATACAGGTATCGAGAACCCGGAAATACGCGCCTATGCAAGCACTGAAATCGGCCGTTTGCGCCGGTACGCCGAACGGCATCGTATTCCTCTGGCAGTTCATGTCGCCACGCCAAATCTCACAGAGTCCTGGCCGCTTCGGGTGATCGGTGGCCGTGCTCTGCCGTCTTTTCCAGGCATGAATCATGACTGCACCACGGATCTCAAAATTCATCCGATGCAGCGTTTGCGCAAGCGATTACAGAATCCGAAAACGGCCGCTTCTCTGGTTACCATCATCGGAACCCGTTTCGAGGAAAGCCCGCAAAGGGCAGCCCGCATGCTCGAGCGCGAAGAAACGGCGGATAAACCATGGCTCGGGGACGACAATCAATGGTATCTGTCACCGATCGCCTATTGGACCATGGAAGAGGTTTGGGAATACCTGGGGCAGTGCCGCGACGGGAATCCGGATGTACTGACGTTTTCTCGATTTGAAGAGGTCTTTCGGATCTACGCGGACGCGGCTGGATCTTCCTGCGCAGTGGTCGGAGACATGGCGACCAAGGGACAAGCCAAACCCTGTGGTGCCCGCACTGGTTGTGCGGTCTGCACGCCGATTGGCCGGGACAAAAGTCTCGAAGCCATGATCGAGGCTGACCCGCGCTACCACTATTTGCTGGGCCTGAATCAGTTGCAGCGTTTCTTGCTCAACACCCGTTGGGATTTCACTCGTCGCAACTGGATGGGCCGCAGCGTGGATGCGGAAGGATATATCACGATTGCGCCAGATGTGTATTCGCCGGACATGCTGCGGGATCTCTTGCGCTATGTACTGACCATTGACGCTGTAGAGGCAGAAACCGCTCGCGCCGAGGGGCATGCACCCCGGTTTCAGTGGATCGATCCGAAAATACTGTTGGCGATCGACGCGCAATGGAGTCTGTACGGGTATCACCCGGCTTTTGAAGCGTTGCGAATATTCCATGACGTCCACGATCTGGGCCGCCGCTATCCGGTTCCGGATGTGGATGCCTGGCCGCAACAGCCCATGCCCCGCAAACAGCGGTTGTATGTGGGCACACCCTGGGAAGATCAGCAGGACTTGCAGGGCTATCGGGATATCCAGCAAGAGATCGCCGTTGGTTCCGATAGTCCTTGCATGGGGACGCGGCGACTCGCGAACGGCCATGTCGTTATGGATGTGGAAAGTAGCGTGGCATTCGATTTTGATGATGAGGGGGTTGCAGACTTCTTCGGGCTGGAGTACGACGCCATTCTGGAAGATTTGCAAGATGGTCGGGATTTTGGATGCTGCGGTTCCTACCTGTATTACTCCCGTATGGGGATGTTGTCTGTTGCGCCACAAGCCATTGCCACCATAGACAAGATCATGCGCCGCACCCAATGGTTGTATGCCAAAGGGTGGAATGGACAGCGTCAGGTGGAATTTTTGCCGCATCGATCCATCCGACCAGAAAAAGATGGGATGACCGGACCATTGCCGCTTCACGAGTCGTTCCTGGAACATCATTTGGATACTGGACAGAAACAGCAGGAGCTGGTGGCATGA
- the recD2 gene encoding SF1B family DNA helicase RecD2 — translation MPEMQTLIGQVTRLIFSGKADSFRIFEVQIKGANKREIVTGEWQRARVGANIEAAGTWEKRKGKDEIQFKARSILEIVPTSADSILSWLEGGAVKGIGKVSAKKLVACFGAGLLEILDQHPERIVEAGIGKKQREKIIEGWKIASATRIIMQFLREVGIGPERSNAVWRQFKDHPAIAGQPAVLVARLRNNPYRLIRVRGIGFSLADQAAGKLGIRADADYRVDAGIEHTLQTRTEDGHVWTPEPTLLGLCKELLGVSQEKIVARIQVMQEAQQIATELGAPNRFASVRLSRMEISLAAKIRSLSGPAPKKTMRFPAGFVPDPTQIEALNQISDRKLAILAGGPGMGKTTLLKTCAQSAVASGMRVALCAPTGRAAKRMNEATGMEAKTIHRLLEMKRGGLAERNRDNPIEADWIIVDEVSMLDMELAWKLFDAIPARARVLLVGDPDQLPSVGPGQVLADLIACGKVTVARLSKIFRQQAGSGIPVMATQVIQGVVPNLDPDSSDCPFVDAECIGEESEEATAVVVRRIVQESEKLGSRMQALAPMRNGPLGTLKLNQALREAFNPDAGQPHRGRFRLGDWVIQTRNNYDLDVYNGDLGTVVAIEEGDEQAVVVDFEDRVVRYEDNEDLRDLDHAYCLTIHKSQGGQFPGVAMVATTAHFVMLKRNLLYTGMTRAEKHLLLISTKRALQIACKKSGIEKRDTLLAQRIGG, via the coding sequence ATGCCCGAAATGCAGACGCTCATCGGCCAGGTCACCCGCCTTATCTTCTCAGGCAAGGCGGATTCCTTTCGCATTTTTGAGGTGCAGATCAAGGGCGCGAACAAGCGCGAGATTGTCACCGGCGAGTGGCAACGGGCCCGTGTGGGCGCGAACATCGAAGCGGCGGGAACCTGGGAGAAGCGCAAAGGAAAGGATGAAATTCAGTTCAAAGCCCGTTCTATTCTGGAAATCGTACCGACAAGCGCCGACAGCATTTTGTCTTGGCTTGAGGGCGGGGCGGTAAAGGGCATTGGCAAGGTGTCCGCGAAAAAGCTGGTGGCCTGCTTCGGCGCTGGATTGCTGGAGATTCTGGACCAGCATCCAGAACGGATCGTGGAGGCCGGTATCGGCAAGAAACAGCGCGAAAAGATTATCGAGGGCTGGAAAATCGCGTCCGCCACCAGAATCATCATGCAGTTTCTTCGGGAAGTCGGGATTGGCCCGGAACGCTCCAACGCGGTATGGCGCCAGTTCAAGGATCACCCCGCCATCGCTGGCCAGCCGGCGGTGCTGGTGGCCCGGCTGCGCAACAACCCCTATCGCCTGATCCGCGTGCGCGGCATCGGGTTCTCGTTGGCCGACCAGGCGGCCGGCAAACTGGGCATTCGCGCCGACGCGGATTATCGGGTGGACGCGGGGATCGAGCACACTCTGCAAACTCGCACCGAAGACGGTCACGTTTGGACTCCCGAGCCGACGTTGCTGGGCCTTTGCAAAGAATTGCTGGGCGTCAGCCAGGAAAAGATCGTGGCGCGCATCCAGGTGATGCAGGAAGCACAGCAGATCGCGACTGAACTGGGCGCGCCTAATCGCTTCGCCAGCGTACGTCTTTCCAGAATGGAAATTTCCCTGGCGGCCAAGATTCGCTCCCTGTCTGGTCCGGCGCCCAAGAAAACGATGCGCTTCCCCGCCGGATTCGTTCCGGATCCCACGCAAATCGAGGCGCTGAACCAGATCAGCGATCGCAAGCTGGCGATTCTGGCCGGCGGGCCAGGCATGGGAAAGACCACCCTACTCAAGACCTGCGCACAGTCGGCAGTGGCGAGCGGCATGAGGGTTGCTCTTTGCGCCCCAACCGGCCGTGCGGCCAAACGCATGAACGAGGCGACGGGCATGGAGGCCAAGACCATTCATCGGCTGTTGGAGATGAAGAGGGGTGGGCTGGCGGAGCGTAATCGGGACAACCCTATCGAAGCGGACTGGATCATCGTGGACGAGGTCTCCATGCTGGATATGGAGTTGGCCTGGAAGCTGTTTGACGCCATTCCGGCCCGTGCCCGCGTGCTGCTGGTCGGCGATCCGGACCAGTTGCCTTCCGTGGGCCCCGGGCAAGTTCTGGCCGATCTCATTGCCTGCGGCAAGGTTACGGTGGCCAGGTTGAGCAAGATCTTCCGGCAGCAAGCCGGGTCCGGTATTCCGGTGATGGCCACCCAGGTCATTCAGGGCGTCGTGCCGAACCTGGATCCCGATTCGTCGGATTGTCCGTTCGTGGATGCAGAATGCATCGGGGAAGAAAGCGAGGAGGCGACAGCGGTGGTGGTGCGGCGCATCGTCCAAGAGTCGGAAAAACTGGGCAGCCGCATGCAGGCGCTGGCGCCCATGCGGAACGGTCCGCTGGGCACGCTGAAGCTCAACCAGGCCTTGCGTGAGGCGTTCAACCCGGATGCCGGGCAGCCGCACCGGGGCCGGTTCCGGCTGGGGGACTGGGTAATTCAGACGCGCAACAACTACGACCTGGATGTCTATAACGGCGATCTGGGTACCGTGGTGGCCATAGAGGAGGGCGACGAACAGGCCGTGGTGGTGGATTTCGAGGATCGCGTCGTCCGCTATGAGGATAATGAGGACTTGCGGGATCTTGATCACGCGTATTGCCTGACCATCCACAAGTCCCAGGGTGGCCAGTTTCCCGGGGTCGCCATGGTGGCCACTACCGCGCACTTTGTCATGCTCAAGCGCAATCTGCTGTACACGGGCATGACGCGGGCCGAGAAGCATCTGCTGCTGATCTCGACGAAAAGGGCCCTGCAGATCGCGTGTAAGAAATCCGGCATTGAGAAGCGGGACACGCTGTTGGCCCAGAGGATCGGCGGATGA
- a CDS encoding sulfotransferase family protein — MDVNKHTQIHHALMRSALLHLQSGRYQDAVDAFLRVAQSASSPTAMRADALSNMAVCYLRVRDWKNAAGCAQAAVKLDATHVDAWFNLGGAQKALDNSLDAMHAFRRVCALRPERLDAWRYRAIVAQSIALWDEAIECWSTVLQKNGDPSAFAGRIECLVQSGRAPAAEQETAAYLARNPEDVLARYLHALVLSNLQRFDEAWLLAQRLHGNPALDLLSAWVAIHAGKEVAKSMLEKLPESARKHILRLKTARAEDLPGLVAQARSWLARPQADPADDLAGLHFQLGRIADDSQKYEAAWEHYTAAHRWLARVQPYHEDGRQALDAWLRQRPWEAVSPVDHGAPSWIFIVGMPRSGTSLLEQILDQHPVITGTGERHEMQAMAQALFADGNLDAAREACVTFARKGRELAPDSRWIIDKMPHNFLYAGMLLHLFPGARVLWCRRDPLDTTVSIWRQHFRGVHPYAHDWEALQATYRWHETLMEAWRERYPERVLEVRYESIVENLEGTITGVLGGLGETWDSACARFFENPRKIITASREQVTQPLYRDAVGSGKRYGIPVG; from the coding sequence GTGGACGTCAATAAACACACGCAAATCCATCACGCATTAATGCGATCCGCCCTGCTGCACCTGCAATCAGGCCGGTACCAGGACGCGGTGGATGCTTTTCTTCGGGTGGCCCAGTCCGCATCCAGCCCGACCGCTATGCGCGCCGACGCGCTTTCCAATATGGCCGTCTGTTATTTGCGCGTTCGAGATTGGAAAAACGCCGCAGGATGCGCGCAGGCCGCAGTGAAGCTCGATGCTACCCATGTCGATGCCTGGTTCAACCTGGGTGGCGCACAGAAGGCGCTGGACAATAGCTTGGACGCCATGCACGCCTTCCGGCGCGTTTGCGCGCTGCGCCCCGAGCGATTGGACGCCTGGAGGTACCGGGCGATCGTAGCGCAAAGCATCGCCCTTTGGGACGAGGCGATCGAGTGCTGGTCGACGGTGCTTCAGAAAAACGGCGATCCCTCTGCGTTCGCGGGCCGGATCGAGTGCCTGGTCCAGAGCGGAAGGGCGCCGGCGGCGGAACAGGAAACCGCCGCTTATCTGGCCCGGAACCCGGAGGACGTGTTGGCGCGATATCTCCATGCGCTGGTGCTATCCAACCTGCAGCGATTCGATGAAGCCTGGCTGTTGGCGCAACGGTTGCACGGGAATCCCGCGCTGGATCTCCTGTCCGCCTGGGTGGCGATCCATGCTGGAAAAGAAGTGGCGAAATCCATGTTGGAAAAGCTCCCGGAAAGCGCCAGAAAGCACATTCTGCGGCTGAAGACCGCGCGGGCGGAGGATCTTCCCGGGCTTGTCGCTCAGGCCAGGTCTTGGCTGGCGAGACCCCAGGCCGATCCGGCGGACGATTTGGCAGGTTTGCACTTTCAGTTGGGCAGAATCGCGGACGACTCCCAGAAGTACGAGGCAGCCTGGGAGCACTACACGGCGGCGCATCGCTGGCTCGCCCGCGTGCAGCCCTATCACGAAGATGGACGGCAGGCGCTGGACGCCTGGTTACGACAACGCCCCTGGGAAGCTGTATCGCCGGTGGATCATGGCGCTCCATCATGGATCTTCATCGTCGGCATGCCCCGGTCGGGAACCTCGCTGCTCGAACAGATCCTGGACCAGCACCCCGTGATCACGGGGACGGGAGAGCGCCACGAAATGCAGGCCATGGCCCAGGCGCTCTTCGCCGACGGGAACCTGGACGCCGCGCGCGAGGCCTGCGTAACCTTTGCGCGGAAAGGCCGGGAGCTGGCGCCGGATAGTCGCTGGATCATCGACAAGATGCCGCACAATTTCCTTTACGCCGGGATGTTGCTGCACTTATTTCCTGGCGCGCGAGTGCTCTGGTGCCGGCGCGATCCGCTGGATACCACGGTATCCATTTGGCGCCAGCATTTCCGGGGGGTGCATCCGTACGCCCACGACTGGGAGGCTCTGCAAGCCACGTACCGCTGGCACGAGACGCTGATGGAAGCATGGCGTGAGCGGTATCCGGAGCGAGTGTTGGAAGTTCGGTACGAATCCATCGTGGAAAATCTGGAAGGAACGATTACCGGCGTATTGGGTGGACTGGGCGAAACCTGGGACTCGGCTTGCGCGAGGTTCTTTGAAAATCCCCGGAAGATTATCACTGCCAGCCGGGAGCAGGTGACCCAGCCACTGTATCGGGACGCTGTGGGATCTGGAAAAAGGTACGGCATTCCTGTAGGTTAA